From Streptomyces chrestomyceticus JCM 4735, one genomic window encodes:
- a CDS encoding ABC transporter family substrate-binding protein, translated as MKHSRVPLALVVTVMVASSALTACGTSDDEGGGGTAKQPPKTTALDINQTDPARLTRGGTLNWAIDQFPVQFNEMETDGNQAATNAVVEAVLPSLWHSRPNGEQVPDKAFLLDAASRTEGGKQIVTYHLNPKAKWSDGTPITYRDLEANVRALSSKDPAYKVVSPAGYEDVSSVRRGKDDHEAVLTFDKPYADWRALFGAPNNTPLYPAKYMADAKSFTTGYLNTIPVTANAYKLGGIDKTAQTVTLVPDPAWWGDKPKLDKIVFHAMTTESMPAAYANGEIDYFDLNASVAAFKQVSGVKSGEIREAGGPNYRHLTFNGKSPKLSDPKVRKALFKATDRETLVKSGLKGLNWEGKPLGNHFLMPNQKGYRNNAGDLGTYDPKAAARMLDEAGWKLDGGTVRKKGGEELKLRFVIPTGQPAAKNEATILTQMWAQAGVALDIRTVPVNEFFDKYVTPGDYDVAPYSFSRTPFAATGSSGTYARDGGGNDSKTGSAKLDDLLDKAGRSADQATALETVNAADAEAWQVAGVLPTYQLPEITAAKKNLANLGAQGMADIAYERIGYTKQ; from the coding sequence ATGAAGCACTCCAGAGTTCCGCTCGCCCTCGTCGTCACCGTCATGGTGGCGTCCTCGGCGCTGACCGCTTGTGGCACGTCGGACGACGAGGGCGGTGGCGGCACGGCGAAGCAGCCGCCGAAGACCACCGCGCTGGACATCAACCAGACCGACCCGGCGCGACTGACCCGGGGCGGCACGCTGAACTGGGCGATAGACCAGTTCCCCGTCCAGTTCAACGAGATGGAGACGGACGGCAACCAGGCCGCCACCAACGCCGTCGTCGAGGCCGTGCTGCCGTCGCTGTGGCACTCGCGGCCCAACGGCGAGCAGGTGCCCGACAAGGCGTTCCTGCTGGACGCCGCGAGCCGTACGGAGGGCGGCAAGCAGATCGTCACGTACCACCTGAACCCCAAGGCGAAGTGGTCCGACGGCACACCGATCACCTACCGCGACCTGGAGGCCAACGTCCGGGCGCTGAGCAGCAAGGACCCGGCGTACAAGGTCGTTTCGCCGGCCGGGTACGAGGACGTGTCGTCCGTACGCAGGGGCAAGGACGACCACGAGGCCGTCCTGACCTTCGACAAGCCGTACGCGGACTGGCGCGCCCTGTTCGGGGCGCCCAACAACACCCCGCTCTACCCGGCGAAGTACATGGCCGACGCGAAGAGCTTCACCACCGGCTACCTCAACACCATCCCGGTCACCGCCAACGCGTACAAGCTCGGCGGCATCGACAAGACCGCGCAGACCGTCACCCTGGTGCCGGACCCCGCGTGGTGGGGCGACAAGCCGAAGCTCGACAAGATCGTCTTCCATGCGATGACGACCGAGTCGATGCCCGCCGCCTACGCCAACGGGGAGATCGACTACTTCGACCTGAACGCGAGTGTGGCCGCCTTCAAGCAGGTCTCGGGCGTGAAGTCGGGTGAGATACGCGAGGCCGGCGGCCCCAACTACCGGCACCTGACCTTCAACGGCAAGAGCCCGAAGCTCAGCGACCCCAAGGTGCGCAAGGCGCTGTTCAAGGCCACCGACCGCGAGACGCTCGTGAAGTCCGGCTTGAAGGGCCTCAACTGGGAGGGCAAGCCGCTGGGCAACCACTTCCTCATGCCCAACCAGAAGGGCTACCGGAACAACGCCGGCGACCTCGGCACGTACGACCCGAAGGCCGCCGCCCGGATGCTGGACGAGGCCGGGTGGAAGCTGGACGGCGGCACGGTCCGCAAGAAGGGCGGCGAGGAGCTGAAGCTGCGCTTCGTGATCCCCACCGGCCAGCCCGCCGCGAAGAACGAGGCCACCATACTCACCCAGATGTGGGCCCAGGCCGGGGTCGCACTGGACATCCGGACGGTGCCCGTCAACGAGTTCTTCGACAAGTACGTGACCCCGGGCGACTACGACGTGGCGCCCTACAGCTTCTCCCGTACGCCGTTCGCCGCGACCGGCTCCAGCGGCACCTACGCCCGCGACGGCGGCGGCAACGACTCCAAGACCGGCAGCGCCAAGCTGGACGACCTGCTGGACAAGGCGGGCCGCAGCGCGGACCAGGCCACCGCCCTGGAGACCGTCAACGCGGCCGACGCGGAGGCGTGGCAGGTGGCCGGCGTCCTGCCGACCTACCAGCTCCCCGAGATCACCGCGGCCAAGAAGAATCTGGCCAACCTGGGCGCCCAGGGCATGGCCGACATCGCGTACGAGCGGATCGGCTACACGAAGCAGTAG
- a CDS encoding ADP-ribosylglycohydrolase family protein yields the protein MSTAAGGTAIWGRAEQQDFRSRVRGCLLGGAIGDALGAGIEFSSLDAIREAHGQDGVTDYVPAFGRRGTVTDDTQMTLFTVDGLIRAQVRRDTGAWHPPTDVHRAYLRWAATQRDWGPDERKKDDGWLAREEWLYAQRAPGRACLSGLGDDVMGTLEQPKNPESKGCGAVMRSAPFGLLVGWEPQLVFQLAVECAAQTHGHPTGYLAAGAMAVINHSLARGEDLDSAVQKSLAHLATRPDHEETTEALKQALGAVRQGMPTAARVESLGAGWTAEEALAIGVYCALVAEDVRHGLLLAVNHGGDSDSTGAICGNLLGTLHGETALPPVWLAEVEGRATILQLADDFAMEMTQGPALHGPGNSAPGWLERYPRA from the coding sequence GTGAGTACAGCGGCAGGCGGTACGGCCATCTGGGGCCGCGCCGAACAGCAGGACTTCCGCAGCCGGGTACGCGGCTGCCTGCTGGGCGGGGCGATCGGTGACGCACTCGGCGCCGGCATCGAGTTCAGCTCGCTGGACGCGATCCGCGAGGCCCACGGCCAGGACGGCGTGACGGACTACGTACCGGCCTTCGGGCGGCGCGGCACGGTCACCGACGACACCCAGATGACGCTGTTCACCGTCGACGGACTGATCCGCGCCCAGGTACGGCGCGACACCGGCGCCTGGCACCCGCCCACCGACGTGCACCGCGCGTACCTGCGCTGGGCCGCCACCCAGCGCGACTGGGGCCCCGACGAACGCAAGAAGGACGACGGCTGGCTGGCGCGCGAGGAGTGGCTGTACGCGCAGCGGGCGCCCGGCCGGGCCTGCCTGTCCGGCCTCGGCGACGACGTGATGGGAACGCTGGAACAGCCCAAGAACCCGGAATCCAAGGGCTGCGGCGCGGTCATGCGGTCGGCGCCCTTCGGGCTGCTGGTCGGCTGGGAACCGCAACTGGTCTTCCAGCTCGCCGTCGAGTGCGCCGCCCAGACGCACGGCCACCCGACCGGCTACCTCGCGGCCGGCGCCATGGCGGTGATCAACCACTCGCTGGCCCGGGGTGAGGACCTGGACAGCGCCGTACAGAAGTCCCTGGCCCACCTGGCCACCCGGCCGGACCACGAGGAGACCACCGAGGCGCTCAAGCAGGCGCTGGGCGCCGTACGGCAGGGCATGCCCACGGCCGCCCGCGTGGAGTCGCTCGGCGCGGGCTGGACGGCCGAGGAGGCCCTGGCGATCGGCGTGTACTGCGCACTGGTCGCCGAGGATGTCCGGCACGGGCTGCTGCTGGCGGTCAACCACGGCGGCGACAGCGACTCCACCGGCGCCATCTGCGGCAATCTCCTGGGCACCCTGCACGGCGAGACGGCACTGCCGCCCGTGTGGCTGGCCGAGGTGGAGGGCCGCGCGACGATCCTGCAACTCGCCGACGACTTCGCCATGGAGATGACCCAGGGCCCGGCCCTGCACGGACCGGGCAACTCCGCGCCGGGGTGGCTGGAGCGGTATCCGCGGGCTTGA
- a CDS encoding ABC transporter permease: MGRYLLRRLAGYLVLVAVAASLTYFLAGLSLNPRARFENHNPPLPEAAVTRTLDDVNMNPDTPVAVRFARWAGDVVHGDLGRTLSGDSLNDDFGRRVGVSTRLLLLATFAGSALGVAVGAYGAIRQYRFFDRFSTLASFFVLAMPVFVVGVALKIGATALNDGTQTIKVLGEYDAQYAGRWDPAALFNRAQHMLLPALTLIIVQVALYSRYQRNTMLDVLGADFLRTARAKGLRRRTALLRHGLRTAVLPVVPLLVYNIVLLFAGATFVEKTFGWHGMGELLVDSVAGQDVNAVAAVGLFTAVLVLAAGLLSDLLYAALDPRVRVR; the protein is encoded by the coding sequence ATGGGCCGCTACCTGCTGCGCAGGCTGGCCGGTTACCTCGTCCTGGTGGCCGTGGCGGCGTCCCTGACGTACTTCCTCGCCGGGCTGAGCCTGAACCCGCGGGCCCGGTTCGAGAACCACAACCCGCCGCTGCCCGAGGCCGCCGTCACCCGCACCCTCGACGACGTCAACATGAACCCGGACACCCCGGTGGCGGTCCGCTTCGCGCGCTGGGCCGGTGACGTCGTCCACGGCGACCTCGGCCGGACCCTCTCCGGCGACTCGCTCAACGACGACTTCGGCCGCCGGGTCGGTGTCAGCACCCGGCTGCTGCTCCTGGCCACCTTCGCCGGCTCGGCGCTCGGCGTCGCCGTCGGCGCGTACGGCGCGATCCGCCAGTACCGGTTCTTCGACCGGTTCTCCACCCTCGCCTCGTTCTTCGTCCTGGCCATGCCGGTGTTCGTGGTCGGCGTCGCCCTGAAGATCGGCGCCACCGCCCTCAACGACGGAACGCAGACGATCAAAGTCCTCGGCGAGTACGACGCGCAGTACGCCGGCCGGTGGGACCCCGCCGCCCTGTTCAACCGGGCCCAGCACATGCTGCTGCCCGCCCTGACCCTGATCATCGTGCAGGTCGCCCTCTACAGCCGCTACCAGCGCAACACCATGCTCGACGTGCTCGGCGCCGACTTCCTGCGTACCGCGCGCGCCAAGGGACTGCGCCGCCGCACCGCCTTGTTACGGCACGGGCTGCGCACGGCCGTCCTGCCGGTGGTCCCGCTGCTGGTCTACAACATCGTGCTGCTCTTCGCCGGTGCCACCTTCGTCGAGAAGACCTTCGGCTGGCACGGCATGGGCGAACTGCTCGTCGACTCGGTCGCCGGCCAGGACGTCAACGCAGTCGCTGCGGTGGGACTGTTCACCGCCGTACTGGTGCTGGCCGCGGGACTGCTCTCGGACCTCCTGTACGCGGCCCTGGACCCCCGCGTAAGGGTGCGGTGA
- a CDS encoding ABC transporter permease gives MRTAPGGRTPSSRRAPWSRRTPSPGRAPSPRRTASPRRTPWSGRTRTPRSARPPRDQHPSRARLTARRFARNRLAVAGLALLVLLFLAAYAGPLLTPWDHRTHDFLNFLSGPSAEHWWGTTQSGLDLYALTLRGLQKSLVIGILVGVVSTLLSAVVGAFAGYFGGWTDRVLTGAVDLLLVMPAFLVVAVLSPLVRGSGWPVFVVLLAAFSWMITGRVVRSVTLTLKDREYVKAARYMGVPGPVIVFRHILPNMASLLIIDAVIQAGAAVIGESGLSYFGFGVQPPDVSLGTVIADNTNMAASYPWLFFFPAGCLVLIGVSLAFIGDGLRDALDPDSAAAQARAKKRGKRAAMEGRRR, from the coding sequence ATGCGTACCGCACCCGGCGGCCGTACGCCGTCGTCCCGCCGCGCGCCGTGGTCCCGCCGTACACCGTCGCCCGGCCGCGCGCCATCGCCCCGCCGTACGGCATCGCCCCGCCGTACACCGTGGTCCGGCCGTACCCGTACCCCACGGTCCGCCCGCCCGCCCCGTGACCAGCACCCGTCCCGCGCCCGCCTCACCGCGCGCCGCTTCGCGCGCAACCGGCTCGCCGTGGCCGGGCTGGCGCTGCTCGTCCTCCTCTTCCTCGCCGCGTACGCCGGCCCGCTGCTGACCCCCTGGGACCACCGCACCCACGACTTCCTCAACTTCCTCTCCGGACCGTCCGCCGAACACTGGTGGGGCACCACCCAGAGCGGCCTGGACCTGTACGCGCTCACCCTGCGCGGACTCCAGAAGTCCCTGGTCATCGGCATCCTCGTGGGAGTGGTCTCGACTCTCCTGTCGGCCGTGGTGGGCGCTTTCGCCGGGTACTTCGGCGGCTGGACCGACCGCGTCCTGACGGGCGCCGTCGACCTGCTGCTGGTGATGCCCGCGTTCCTGGTCGTCGCCGTCCTGTCGCCGCTGGTCCGCGGCTCCGGCTGGCCGGTCTTCGTCGTGCTGCTGGCCGCCTTCAGTTGGATGATCACCGGGCGGGTGGTGCGCAGTGTGACGCTCACGCTCAAGGACCGCGAGTACGTCAAGGCGGCCCGCTACATGGGCGTACCGGGGCCGGTGATCGTCTTCCGGCACATCCTGCCCAACATGGCCTCCCTGCTGATCATCGACGCGGTCATCCAGGCCGGGGCCGCGGTCATCGGGGAGAGCGGCCTGTCGTACTTCGGGTTCGGGGTGCAGCCGCCGGACGTGTCGCTCGGCACGGTCATCGCCGACAACACCAACATGGCCGCGAGTTACCCGTGGCTGTTCTTCTTCCCCGCCGGGTGCCTGGTGCTCATCGGCGTCTCCCTCGCCTTCATCGGCGACGGACTGCGGGACGCGTTGGACCCCGACTCGGCGGCGGCGCAGGCGCGCGCCAAGAAGCGTGGGAAGCGCGCCGCCATGGAAGGCCGCCGCCGGTGA
- a CDS encoding tetratricopeptide repeat protein, whose translation MDRRRLSRQELIRARSGTGFVGREGELSAFRANLARDPADPDFRFLHHVRGQAGVGKTSLVQRFEEEAREYGALTVYVDESVHGVPEAMAEISARLARQGSPLKAFDKLLATYRQRRQEAEAALAGPDEPAAEAPPSAGSLIVARAGVAGIGLLPGVGPFAGAVDATQVARGTDRLRSRLGARLRNHDDVELVLSPVEVLTPVFVRELNDAADAVPVLALFFDTYEATGPLLDTWLRDLLFSDRYGPLAQNVMVTLSGRDALDRGCWADHLEHVTDVPLDAFTEAEARRLLSARNVTDAETVDVILRLTGRLPVLVSTLAENRPHAAEAVDDPSDTAVERFLKWETDPVRREAALAAALPRHLDEDVYRETVDAAAAGHFGWLCTLPFVSGRGDRWQYHEVVRTAMLRLQRRRSPRAWAARHGRLAEAARRWQAECAGDRSPAECRWDARWRELRAREVYHALCADPRTALPEALSEVVTTAEHAPAGVRLVAQTVRQAGEDGDAAGVRRWGERLTDALDGPDGLERALTALLARPGLGTPEQLAIHHVRGRERRMAQRWREALADFDRCLELAPDDVRAWTGRGLTHRYRRDFERAAEDFTRALDLDPGSVAAAFHLGETNRLMGRHEQALTVLDRTLELDPRHVSAHGSRAVCLRHLGRYEAALTGLERAVEMRPDYAWAMAERGMTYRAMGRFTEALAEFDRALAVNPAYGWASGARGRVALLSGRLAEAVADFDRAAALGTVDPWLFARRARANELRGAETEALADYGRAAEPDVPDGPRAVFLAARAGCLRRAGRLDAAREAVEAATALAPDELSVRYEAALLTCAVRGPRAAVPAWEALRDAESRPPDDDAFTDPAVAAVVSRCALADWAGAQAVLTGLLRDGTPWERLAEAEFGLRELAGLRESAGLWEPVGLRPGLDAAGTDRLAALRRVLLERMAEVGPDPS comes from the coding sequence GTGGACCGCAGGCGGCTCTCGCGCCAGGAACTGATCCGCGCCCGGAGCGGGACCGGGTTCGTCGGCCGCGAGGGCGAACTGTCGGCCTTCCGGGCCAATCTCGCCCGGGACCCGGCCGACCCGGATTTCCGGTTCCTGCACCACGTACGCGGTCAGGCGGGTGTCGGCAAGACGTCCCTCGTCCAGCGTTTCGAAGAAGAGGCGCGTGAGTACGGGGCGCTCACCGTGTACGTGGACGAGTCGGTGCACGGTGTCCCGGAGGCGATGGCCGAGATCAGCGCCCGGCTGGCCCGCCAGGGCAGCCCGCTGAAAGCTTTCGACAAGCTGCTGGCCACCTACCGGCAGCGACGGCAGGAGGCGGAGGCGGCGCTGGCCGGGCCGGACGAACCGGCCGCCGAGGCGCCGCCCTCGGCCGGCAGCCTGATCGTCGCCAGGGCGGGGGTGGCGGGCATCGGCCTGCTCCCGGGCGTCGGCCCCTTCGCCGGCGCGGTCGACGCCACCCAGGTCGCCCGCGGCACCGACCGGCTGCGCAGCCGGCTCGGCGCCCGGCTGCGCAACCACGACGACGTCGAGCTGGTCCTGTCCCCGGTCGAGGTGCTGACCCCGGTCTTCGTACGGGAGCTGAACGACGCCGCCGACGCCGTGCCCGTCCTGGCGCTCTTCTTCGACACGTACGAGGCGACCGGCCCGCTCCTGGACACCTGGCTGCGCGACCTCCTCTTCAGCGACCGCTACGGCCCGCTCGCGCAGAACGTCATGGTCACCCTCTCCGGCCGGGACGCACTGGACCGGGGCTGCTGGGCCGACCACCTCGAACACGTCACCGACGTACCGCTCGACGCCTTCACGGAGGCCGAGGCCCGCCGGTTGCTGTCGGCCCGGAACGTCACCGACGCGGAGACCGTCGACGTGATCCTGCGGCTGACCGGCCGCCTGCCGGTCCTGGTGTCCACCCTCGCCGAGAACCGGCCGCACGCGGCGGAGGCCGTCGACGACCCCAGCGACACCGCCGTCGAACGCTTCCTGAAGTGGGAGACCGACCCGGTACGCAGGGAAGCCGCGCTGGCCGCCGCCCTGCCGCGCCACCTGGACGAGGACGTGTACCGGGAAACGGTGGACGCGGCGGCCGCCGGCCACTTCGGGTGGCTGTGCACGCTGCCGTTCGTCTCCGGTCGCGGGGACCGGTGGCAGTACCACGAGGTGGTCCGTACGGCGATGCTGCGCCTCCAGCGCCGCCGCTCGCCGCGCGCCTGGGCCGCACGGCACGGGCGGCTGGCGGAGGCGGCACGGCGGTGGCAGGCGGAGTGCGCGGGCGACCGGAGCCCGGCCGAGTGCCGGTGGGACGCACGGTGGCGGGAGCTGCGCGCGCGGGAGGTCTACCACGCGCTGTGCGCCGATCCGCGGACGGCGCTGCCCGAGGCACTGTCCGAGGTCGTGACCACGGCCGAGCACGCCCCCGCCGGCGTACGGCTGGTCGCGCAGACCGTCCGGCAGGCGGGGGAGGACGGGGACGCGGCCGGGGTACGCCGCTGGGGCGAGCGGCTGACGGACGCCCTCGACGGACCGGACGGCCTGGAGCGGGCCCTGACGGCGCTGCTCGCCCGGCCCGGCCTCGGCACGCCGGAACAGTTGGCGATCCACCACGTACGCGGCCGCGAACGCCGGATGGCGCAGCGCTGGCGGGAAGCGCTCGCCGACTTCGACCGGTGCCTGGAGCTGGCACCGGACGACGTACGGGCATGGACCGGCCGCGGCCTGACGCACCGCTACCGGCGCGACTTCGAGCGCGCCGCCGAGGATTTCACCCGCGCCCTGGACCTGGACCCGGGCAGCGTGGCCGCGGCGTTCCACCTGGGCGAGACCAACCGGCTCATGGGACGCCACGAGCAGGCGCTGACGGTGCTCGACCGTACGCTGGAACTGGACCCGCGGCACGTGTCCGCCCACGGCAGCCGCGCCGTCTGCCTGCGGCACCTGGGGCGTTACGAAGCGGCGCTGACGGGGCTGGAGCGCGCCGTCGAGATGCGTCCCGACTACGCCTGGGCGATGGCCGAGCGGGGCATGACCTATCGGGCCATGGGCCGTTTCACGGAGGCGCTGGCGGAGTTCGACCGTGCGCTGGCCGTCAACCCGGCGTACGGCTGGGCCTCCGGAGCCCGGGGGCGGGTCGCGCTCCTCTCGGGGCGGCTCGCGGAAGCGGTGGCGGACTTCGACCGGGCGGCCGCCCTCGGAACGGTCGACCCCTGGCTCTTCGCCCGCCGCGCCAGGGCGAACGAGCTGCGGGGCGCGGAGACCGAAGCGCTCGCCGACTACGGCCGGGCCGCCGAGCCGGACGTGCCGGACGGCCCCCGGGCCGTCTTCCTGGCGGCACGCGCCGGATGCCTGCGCCGGGCGGGACGACTGGACGCGGCACGCGAAGCGGTCGAGGCCGCCACGGCCCTCGCGCCGGACGAACTGTCGGTGCGGTACGAGGCCGCGCTCCTCACCTGCGCCGTACGCGGGCCACGGGCCGCCGTGCCCGCCTGGGAGGCACTACGGGACGCGGAGTCCCGGCCGCCGGACGACGACGCCTTCACCGACCCCGCCGTGGCCGCCGTCGTCAGCCGCTGCGCCCTGGCCGACTGGGCCGGTGCCCAGGCCGTGCTCACCGGCCTGCTGCGCGACGGCACGCCCTGGGAGCGGCTGGCCGAAGCGGAGTTCGGGCTGCGGGAGCTGGCTGGGCTGCGGGAGTCGGCCGGGCTGTGGGAGCCGGTCGGGCTGCGGCCGGGCCTGGACGCGGCGGGTACGGACCGCTTGGCCGCGCTCCGTCGCGTACTCCTGGAGCGGATGGCCGAAGTGGGCCCCGACCCTTCATGA
- a CDS encoding sodium:solute symporter family protein translates to MNSLDWAVLVGYFGVMVAIGVWSHRRVDDVGDFFTAGGRMPWWLSGISHHMSGYSAVMFTGYAGIAYQYGVTSYVTWSFPIAVGIAIGARLFAGRLNRLRSRLHVASPLEYLKSRYNLPTQQALAWSGVVLKIVDVGAKWAAIATLLSVFTGLSLNQGILITGVVTGVYCTVGGLWADALTELGQFVIQLLAGVAMLVTVLAELGGVSALWTVWDRLPDSHARPTVGPYTLTFLLAYLFIKTFEYSGGMWNQAQRYMATRSAREARRSARLSAVLWFVWPAVLFFPMWVAPLLVKAEKPDASDSYALLTEHLLPHGLLGLVIVGFFSHTMAMCSSDANAISAVFTRDIAPALPKLGARARTWSHRAGLLAARLSTVAFLALSMAIATQVNSPTFKDIITVVIKWVAGLVGPISIPFLLGMVPRFRRSGPTAALVSWAAGLFAFWFTNYGLTGVQLQIQIVAPVATSLVLYVVLGFLKPEDTPERDAVLARINSGDDDQEDLGDDGSGSGGDGIGTASGRGDGPGHRAAPR, encoded by the coding sequence ATGAACAGTCTCGACTGGGCCGTGCTCGTCGGCTACTTCGGCGTGATGGTCGCGATCGGCGTCTGGTCCCACCGGCGCGTGGACGACGTCGGCGACTTCTTCACCGCGGGCGGCCGGATGCCCTGGTGGCTGTCCGGCATCTCGCACCACATGTCGGGCTACAGCGCCGTGATGTTCACCGGGTACGCGGGCATCGCCTATCAGTACGGCGTCACGTCCTACGTCACCTGGTCCTTCCCCATCGCGGTGGGGATCGCCATCGGGGCGCGTCTGTTCGCCGGGCGGCTGAACCGGCTGCGGTCGCGGCTGCACGTCGCCTCGCCGCTGGAGTACCTCAAGAGCCGCTACAACCTGCCCACCCAGCAGGCGCTCGCCTGGTCCGGCGTGGTGCTGAAGATCGTGGACGTGGGGGCCAAGTGGGCGGCGATAGCGACCCTCCTGTCCGTCTTCACCGGGCTCTCCCTCAACCAGGGCATCCTGATCACAGGTGTCGTCACCGGCGTGTACTGCACCGTCGGCGGCCTGTGGGCGGACGCGCTCACCGAGCTGGGGCAGTTCGTCATCCAGTTGCTGGCGGGTGTGGCGATGCTGGTGACCGTCCTGGCGGAGCTGGGCGGTGTCAGCGCGCTGTGGACGGTGTGGGACCGGCTGCCGGACAGCCACGCCCGTCCGACGGTCGGCCCGTACACGCTGACGTTCCTGCTCGCGTACCTCTTCATCAAGACGTTCGAGTACAGCGGCGGCATGTGGAACCAGGCGCAGCGCTACATGGCCACCCGCAGCGCGCGCGAGGCGCGGCGTTCGGCGCGGCTGTCAGCCGTCCTGTGGTTCGTGTGGCCGGCGGTGCTCTTCTTCCCGATGTGGGTCGCGCCGCTGCTGGTGAAGGCCGAGAAACCGGACGCCTCCGACTCGTACGCGCTGCTCACCGAACATCTGCTGCCGCACGGCCTGCTGGGTCTGGTCATCGTCGGGTTCTTCTCGCACACGATGGCCATGTGCTCGTCCGACGCCAACGCCATCTCCGCCGTCTTCACCCGGGACATCGCACCCGCGCTGCCGAAGCTGGGCGCGCGGGCCCGTACCTGGTCGCACCGGGCGGGGCTGCTGGCCGCGCGGCTGTCCACCGTCGCCTTCCTGGCGCTGTCGATGGCCATCGCCACCCAGGTGAACTCGCCGACGTTCAAGGACATCATCACCGTCGTGATCAAGTGGGTGGCCGGTCTGGTCGGGCCGATCTCCATTCCGTTCCTGCTCGGCATGGTGCCGCGTTTTCGCAGGTCCGGGCCGACGGCGGCGCTGGTGTCCTGGGCGGCGGGCCTGTTCGCGTTCTGGTTCACCAACTACGGGCTGACCGGTGTCCAGCTCCAGATCCAGATCGTCGCGCCGGTGGCCACCTCGCTGGTCCTGTACGTCGTGCTCGGCTTCCTCAAACCGGAGGACACGCCGGAGCGGGACGCGGTGCTCGCCCGGATCAACTCCGGCGACGACGACCAGGAAGACCTGGGTGACGACGGGAGCGGAAGCGGCGGGGACGGCATCGGCACGGCGTCCGGGCGGGGCGACGGGCCCGGACACCGTGCCGCGCCGCGGTGA
- a CDS encoding SDR family oxidoreductase: MLLRDKTVVVSGVGAGLGHQVATACVRDGASVVLGARTESRLAETAAQADPSGERVAWRVTDIADEEQCAALAALAAERFGGIDALVQVAALDSHFGGLADADFDTWQRVVDINLFGTLRMARACLSSMTERGGGSVVLIGTQSSVAAPSEVRQAAYAASKGALVSAMYSLARELGPRRIRVNTVQPGWMWGPQVEAYVRYAAHTEDVPEREVLDRLTTRMALPEMATDADVAESAVFLASDRARAITGQSLLVNAGEVMR, from the coding sequence ATGCTGCTGCGGGACAAGACCGTCGTCGTCTCGGGCGTCGGCGCCGGGCTCGGCCACCAGGTGGCGACGGCGTGTGTACGGGACGGCGCTTCGGTGGTGCTCGGCGCCCGTACGGAGTCCCGCCTCGCCGAGACAGCGGCACAGGCCGATCCGTCGGGCGAGCGCGTCGCCTGGCGGGTGACGGACATCGCGGACGAGGAGCAGTGCGCTGCGCTGGCCGCGCTCGCGGCCGAACGTTTCGGCGGCATCGACGCGCTCGTTCAGGTGGCCGCGCTGGACTCGCACTTCGGCGGGCTGGCGGACGCCGACTTCGACACCTGGCAGCGCGTCGTGGACATCAACCTCTTCGGCACGCTGCGCATGGCGCGCGCCTGCCTGTCGTCCATGACGGAGCGCGGTGGCGGGTCGGTCGTACTGATCGGCACGCAGTCGTCGGTCGCCGCGCCGTCCGAGGTGCGGCAGGCGGCGTACGCGGCGTCCAAGGGCGCGCTGGTCTCGGCGATGTACTCGCTCGCGCGCGAGCTGGGGCCGCGCCGGATACGCGTCAACACCGTGCAGCCGGGCTGGATGTGGGGCCCGCAGGTCGAGGCGTACGTCCGCTATGCGGCGCACACCGAGGACGTACCGGAGCGTGAGGTGCTGGACCGGCTCACCACCCGGATGGCGCTGCCGGAGATGGCGACGGACGCCGATGTCGCGGAGAGCGCGGTGTTCCTGGCGTCCGACCGGGCGCGGGCGATCACCGGGCAGTCGCTGCTGGTGAACGCCGGTGAGGTCATGCGCTAG